One window of the Populus nigra chromosome 4, ddPopNigr1.1, whole genome shotgun sequence genome contains the following:
- the LOC133691335 gene encoding tubby-like F-box protein 5 has translation MSFKGKLKEIRDDISTTFSMGKLQRNRTNRRGRAYIAPELGGGSELFSELIEEQSPWANLPPELLHDVIQRVEGSETSWPGRRDVVACASVCKSWREITKTVVKTPEQCGCITFPISLKQPGPRDAPIQCFIKRERATSTYLLYLGLSPALSGDMNKVLLAAKKIRKATSTDFRISFAGSDFCQTSNTYVGKLRSNFLGTKFTIYDGQTPCPAMKSNCKPQRKVRSIQVSPGVAARNYNVATVSYELNVLRTRGPRRMHCTIHSIPISAIQEGGIAPTPSEFNNPSNEQSSPLSASKLKQPPIDFSSNSLAESSDSLCSKNDPLILKNKAPRWHEQLQCWCLNFKGRVTVASVKNFQLVAAVEPCQNVPVEEQEKVILQFGKIGKDIFTMDYRYPLSAFQAFAICLSSFDTKPACE, from the exons TTATATTGCGCCTGAATTAGGAGGTGGGTCTGAGTTGTTTAGCGAGTTGATTGAAGAACAGAGTCCGTGGGCTAATTTGCCGCCTGAATTGCTACATGATGTGATTCAGAGAGTTGAAGGCAGTGAAACTTCATGGCCTGGAAGAAGAGATGTTGTTGCTTGTGCTTCTGTTTGCAAGTCTTGGAGAGAAATCACTAAAACTGTTGTTAAGACCCCAGAACAGTGTGGTTGCATTACTTTTCCTATCTCACTAAAGCAG CCGGGGCCGAGAGATGCTCCAATTCAATGCTTTATTAAGAGGGAAAGGGCCACTTCTACTTATCTTTTGTATCTGGGTCTCAGTCCTG CTTTGTCTGGTGATATGAATAAAGTGTTATTAGCAGCAAAGAAGATTAGGAAGGCTACAAGCACAGATTTTCGGATATCATTTGCTGGAAGTGATTTCTGTCAAACCAGCAATACCTATGTTGGAAAACTGAG GTCTAATTTCCTGGGAACCAAATTCACCATTTACGACGGTCAGACTCCATGTCCTGCAATGAAATCCAATTGTAAGCCGCAGCGTAAAGTTCGTTCCATCCAAGTGTCTCCAGGGGTTGCTGCTAGAAATTATAATGTGGCCACCGTTTCTTATGAGCTTAATGTCCTTCGTACCAGAGGTCCAAGGAGAATGCATTGCACCATTCACTCGATCCCTATTTCTGCTATTCAAGAAGGGGGAATAGCTCCTACTCCATCGGAATTCAATAATCCTAGCAATGAGCAATCTTCTCCATTGTCTGCTTCAAAACTAAAGCAACCACCTATTGATTTCAGCTCGAATAGCCTTGCTGAGTCATCTGATTCACTTTGCAGCAAAAATGATCCcctgattttgaaaaataaagctcCTAGATGGCATGAGCAGTTGCAGTGTTGGTGTCTAAATTTCAAAGGGCGTGTTACAGTGGCCTCTGTGAAGAATTTCCAGCTGGTGGCTGCTGTGGAGCCTTGCCAAAATGTTCCAGTAGAAGAGCAAGAAAAAGTCATTCTGCAGTTTGGAAAGATTGGGAAAGATATCTTCACCATGGACTATCGATACCCCCTCTCTGCCTTCCAAGCTTTTGCAATCTGCTTGAGTAGCTTTGACACTAAACCAGCTTGTGAATGA
- the LOC133691334 gene encoding uncharacterized protein LOC133691334, with product MADQRPFRFRLPWLSAPVAALRPTAEPQPPRPRVEIRAPARPITTIPIQRPPFRPAGITPATTPTTQTTEQEQTEPQPVPPPRAAIESQVNAQPVSQSRETRAASVPPSPSRETPQSRAASVPPSPSRAKIQSQAAPQTQSPSRATPQSRAASVAPSPSRTTSQPQSAAAVTVPQTQSPSRLATQVPGRKSPQLSSPSKTATQVQPTVSQSPSKKLQLATQEISQPPPKSTQSDTQQEETKPTPAAEPVQASDAVTAPTPTPEPALETPASLQKSDSRTIGADHPMHLSQPVKKEDIFERKKTTTISPNGETIKTARTRSAFGESHQKTSMSNGEKVPLQKEIREDISKFVHNLGMEHMEHPIGEKPVSVVTLAGENRGATMYGGSESSRKDGSVHIHRGYKINPDESSEATTDGEGSSRGRSSKDLLTKEDPARKAYINSNTQSVNNSILFETSVSERSPGVQLSLSYNDEEPSKNSSKPVRLETRKAEFQVTPAEKLSYEPKVRRRCLRGLFLESSDSDPDNPEKPRRHGCRYSCGQKREDKDIGVL from the coding sequence ATGGCAGACCAGAGGCCATTCCGCTTTCGGCTCCCTTGGTTATCAGCACCTGTTGCTGCTCTACGTCCTACAGCTGAACCCCAACCTCCTCGTCCTAGAGTTGAAATTCGAGCACCAGCACGGCCAATCACCACCATCCCCATTCAACGGCCACCTTTCCGACCTGCTGGGATAACCCCAGCAACGACTCCTACTACTCAGACTACAGAACAGGAACAAACTGAACCTCAGCCAGTGCCACCACCTCGTGCAGCCATTGAGTCCCAAGTCAATGCCCAACCAGTATCACAATCTCGAGAAACACGGGCTGCCTCTGTGCCACCATCACCATCTCGTGAAACTCCACAATCAAGAGCTGCATCTGTGCCCCCATCACCCTCTCGTGCGAAAATTCAATCCCAAGCCGCCCCTCAAACCCAGTCACCATCTCGAGCAACTCCACAATCAAGAGCTGCATCTGTGGCTCCTTCTCCTTCTCGCACCACTTCCCAGCCCCAATCAGCAGCAGCAGTGACGGTCCCCCAAACTCAATCCCCGTCTCGTTTGGCCACTCAAGTTCCAGGTAGAAAATCTCCACAGCTCTCTTCTCCATCTAAGACAGCTACCCAAGTGCAGCCAACAGTTTCTCAGTCCCCATCAAAGAAATTACAACTAGCAACACAAGAGATCTCTCAGCCTCCTCCCAAGTCTACCCAATCCGACACTCAACAGGAAGAAACAAAACCAACACCTGCAGCAGAGCCTGTACAAGCATCAGATGCTGTGACAGCACCAACACCAACTCCTGAGCCAGCACTTGAGACGCCTGCATCATTACAAAAATCAGATTCCAGGACCATAGGTGCTGATCATCCTATGCATCTTTCACAACCAGTGAAAAAGGAagatatttttgaaagaaagaagacaacGACCATTAGCCCTAATGGGGAAACTATCAAAACAGCAAGAACCCGGTCTGCCTTTGGCGAATCTCATCAAAAAACATCCATGTCCAACGGAGAAAAAGTTCCCCTGCAAAAAGAAATCAGGGAAGATATTTCCAAGTTTGTTCATAACCTGGGAATGGAGCACATGGAGCATCCCATAGGAGAAAAGCCTGTCAGCGTTGTTACTCTAGCAGGTGAAAACAGAGGAGCTACCATGTATGGGGGCTCTGAATCATCAAGAAAGGATGGGTCAGTCCACATTCATCGTGGTTATAAGATCAATCCAGATGAGAGCAGCGAAGCTACTACTGATGGAGAAGGAAGCTCGAGGGGTAGAAGCTCCAAAGATCTGCTGACAAAAGAAGATCCGGCAAGGAAGGCATATATTAACAGTAACACACAAAGTGTCAACAACTCGATATTGTTTGAAACTTCAGTAAGCGAAAGAAGCCCTGGTGTACAGCTGAGTCTCTCTTATAACGATGAAGAACCCAGCAAGAACAGCAGTAAACCAGTGCGTCTGGAGACTCGCAAGGCTGAATTCCAAGTCACCCCTGCTGAGAAGCTTAGTTATGAGCCGAAGGTAAGAAGACGATGCCTAAGAGGGCTTTTCTTGGAATCAAGCGACTCCGACCCTGATAATCCAGAAAAGCCTCGAAGACATGGCTGTCGCTATAGTTGTGGGCAGAAGAGAGAAGACAAGGACATAGGGGTTCTCTGA